The following proteins are encoded in a genomic region of Xanthocytophaga agilis:
- a CDS encoding exodeoxyribonuclease III translates to MKIISFNINGLRSGLQKGFLEWLKKEQPDIICLQEVKFDTPEHLNPLFEGLGYTYTHWYPAQKKGYSGVAILAKQPALQIIQGSGMEEYDIEGRILRFDTKKFSLINVYVPSGTSGEIRQSFKMKWLDHFKQYVVSIQQEQNKPLILCGDFNIAHQEIDIHNPKANQKSTGFLPEERQWVSEFLEAGFVDTFRYKNPQKQQYSWWTYRANARAKNLGWRIDYFFASRSIEANIQEAELLTDICFSDHCPIMIKLEV, encoded by the coding sequence ATGAAGATTATATCTTTTAATATCAATGGATTACGATCAGGCTTGCAGAAAGGCTTTCTGGAATGGTTAAAGAAAGAACAACCTGATATCATTTGTTTGCAGGAAGTAAAATTTGATACACCTGAACACCTTAACCCTTTATTTGAAGGATTAGGCTATACCTATACCCATTGGTATCCGGCACAAAAAAAAGGATATAGTGGAGTAGCTATTCTAGCTAAACAACCGGCTCTTCAGATCATTCAAGGAAGTGGAATGGAGGAATATGACATAGAAGGACGTATACTCCGCTTTGATACAAAAAAGTTTTCTCTAATTAATGTATATGTACCTTCAGGCACATCTGGAGAAATACGCCAATCATTTAAGATGAAATGGCTAGATCACTTCAAACAATATGTTGTATCTATTCAGCAAGAGCAAAATAAACCGCTTATACTTTGTGGAGACTTCAATATTGCTCACCAGGAAATTGACATACATAATCCTAAAGCCAATCAAAAATCTACAGGTTTCTTACCTGAGGAACGTCAATGGGTAAGTGAGTTTCTGGAAGCTGGTTTTGTAGATACCTTTCGATATAAGAATCCTCAGAAGCAACAGTATTCATGGTGGACTTACAGAGCTAATGCCAGAGCCAAAAACCTTGGATGGCGCATTGACTATTTCTTTGCCAGTAGATCAATTGAAGCCAATATACAGGAAGCTGAATTATTAACAGACATTTGTTTTTCAGATCATTGCCCAATTATGATCAAATTGGAGGTTTAA